Genomic DNA from Streptomyces venezuelae:
CGCCGGTGACATCGGGCGCAAGAGCGGGCAAGGGTTCTACAAGCACTGAACCAGCACGGACGTACGCCGTCTGACGCCCCGTCGGACGCTTCGGCGCCCGGCGGGTCACCCCTCGGAGTGAATTCGGTATCGGTTCGCTTACAGACGGCAACTTCCTCGCCCATGCGGCAGTCAGTTGCAGTGACATACGCAGACGCCTCACGTATCGGGCGTCACAGCAGACACAGCAGACACAGCACTCACAGCACTCTCGGGGAGCGCATATGCACATCAGGGGCGACCAGGCCCAGCTGGTCGTCGGGGGACGCCTCGACGTACGCAGCGCGGCGGACGCCCGCACGGTCCTGCACTCGGCCGTCGACGACGGCGTCGGCGATCTGGTGCTCGACCTCTCCGAACTCGACTCGTGGGACGCCACGGGCCTCGGCGTCATCATGGGCGCCCACCGCCGCGCCGGACGCTGCGGACGCCGACTCGTCCTGCGCCACGTACCGCCGCAGATGCAGCGCCTCCTCGTCGCGACCCGGCTGCACCGCATCCTCGCCATCGAGGGCGGCATCGGCGTCGAATCGCTCCCCAGAGTCTGAAGGATCCGACCGCACAATCCTCACGAACCTGTGACGTCTCGGACGGGGCGGTACCCCGCCCTCCCGTAGATACTGAGCAAAGGTCTAGGGTTCGGTGGCCACCGATATACGGACCCGCACGGGGGCGCCGGACCAGAAGCGACAGCGCAGTGTGCACGAAGGCCGGAGGGGGCTCTGCACACCACGCATCTGGGGGGCTAGGACCATGGACCCGATGAACCGGGGACCCGAAGAGCACGGCCACGACGGCGTCGGCGGCATCGATGGAATCAACGGCATCGACGGCATCGACGACGACGGCTCGGCGCGCCCCGGGCGGCCGCCGCGCGATTCCCTGACACCCGACTTCGGGCAGCCCGCACCCGCGCTCGCCCGCACCGTCCAGGTCGTCTCGGGCGACTTCCTGCTGACCGTCAACCCCGTCGACGGCAGCGAGATCGAACCCTGCCCGCCCGGCGAACGCCCCGCCCCGCCCGGCAAGCGCTCCGCCGCCGACCGCGCCGAACTGCGCCGCGCCTCGATGCCGCCCGTGCCCCCGGGGCCCGCACTGCCCCGGTTGCCGCTCCTCGAACGCCAGGAAGAGCGTGAGCGGCTCGTACGGCTCCTCGCGCGCGGCCGCTCCGTCCGACTGACCGGACCCGCTGGTTCGGGCCGCACAGCGCTCCTCAACGCCGTCGCCGACGACTGCGAGGACCTCGCCCCCGACGGCGTCGTCCGCCTCTCCGGCTACCGCAGGACACCCGGCGAACTGCTCCACGACCTCTTCGCCGCCGTCCACGACGCGCCGCTGCACCGCCCCGAACGCGCCCAGCTCCTCGAACACGTCCACGAGATCGGCGCCGTCGTCGTCCTCGACGACCTCGAATTCGGCGGCGCGGCCCTCGACGAACTGCTCGACGCGACACCCGAATGCGCCTTCCTCGTCGCCACCACACCCGACGTGGCGGCACCCTCCGCCGACTCCCACCTCGAAGAGGTCTTCCTCGGCGGACTCGGCCGCGGCGGCGGCCTCGAACTCCTGGAGCGCGCCGTCGGCCGCGTCCTCGACGACGAGGAGGCCAACTGGGCGGGCGACCTGTGGTTCGAGTCCGAGGGCCTGCCGCTGCGCTTCGTCCAGGCCGGCGCCCTCCTCCGCCAGCGCGACCAGCTCCGCGCCGATCCGCACGCCTTCGAGGAGCACGGCTACTACGTCGACACCGCCGTCACCCCCGTCGACGCGCCCTTCGACTCAGGGGCCGACGAGCACGACGTACCGCTGCCCTCCCTCGCCGACGGCGCCGCGCCCGCCGCGCTGCTCGCCTCACGGCTCAGCCCGTCCGCCCGCGCCACCCTGAGGTTCGCCGTCGCCCTCGGCGGCGAACTGCCGCACCAGGCCCACCTGCCCGCCCTCGTGGGCGACACCCACGCCGACGCGGCCCTCTCCGAGCTCGTCGGCTGCGCCCTGGTCACCCCGGTCGGTGCGCACTACCGCCTGGCCGCCGGGGTCCGCACCCAGCTGGAGGCCGCCGGGTACGCGGACGAGGCCGCCGAGTACGCGCTGGGCGCCGCCCAGCACTACGCCTGGTGGTCCGGCCACCCCTCCGTCACCCCGGAGCGGGTCGCCGCCGAGGCCGACGCCGTCCAGGCCGCGCTCGCCGCGCTGGTCGCCACGGAGAGCGGCGCCGCCGTGCTCCTCGCCCGCACCGCGGCGCCCGCCTTCGCCGGCGGGCTCGACTGGGGCGCCTGGGAACGTGCCCTGCGCTCCGGCCAGGAAGCGGCGCGGAACGCGGGCGAGGTCGCCGAAGAGGCGTACTTCCACCACGAGTTGGGCATCCTCGCGCTCTGCGGCGGACAGCTCGACCGGGCCCGCGCCGAACTGGAGGCGTCCATAGGCCTGCGCGGCGCGCTCGCCGACAAGCGCGGCATGATCTCCGGGCGCAGGGCCCTGGCGCTGGTCGCGGACCGTTCGGGCGGCGTGCTGCCCGGCGGGCGCACGGCCGCGGGCGAGGAGGTGCCCGACGCGCGCTACGAGGAATCGGCGTCGCCACCCGGCGGCATCCCCGCCACGTTCACGCCCTCCGCGGCCGCGTTCGCCATGCCCACGCCGTCTCCGGAACCGGAGACGCTCGTCACCGGCAGGGCGACGCCGATGCCCGGGGCGGGACCCGCGCCGAGCCGGCGCTCCATCATCAGCGGCACCCGCCGCAACCTCGTCGCGGCGGGCGCGGGAGCCCTGCTCGTCGCCGTCCTCGGCACCGTCGTCACGCTCGGCGCCACGTCCGACAACAACGACCCGCCGAACGACAAGGTGAAGACCGAGCAGTCGGCGAAGGAGGACCGCGACGACGACGGCCTCACCGCCGACGAGCCGCGCAAGGACTCCACGAGCCGGTCCGACACCCCGGGCGAGGGCGGCGTCACCGGTACCTCGGGCAGCCCGACGCCGAGCGACAGCGACGAGCCCTCGGACAAGCCGAGCGAGAGCGACGAGCCGTCACAGACCCCGTCGAAGCCCTCGGACAAGCCGACGAAGCCGAGCGACAGGCCGACCGAGCCCACGGACAAGCCCACCAAGCCGACGGACCCGCCGACCACACCTCCGACGACTCCG
This window encodes:
- a CDS encoding STAS domain-containing protein, whose amino-acid sequence is MHIRGDQAQLVVGGRLDVRSAADARTVLHSAVDDGVGDLVLDLSELDSWDATGLGVIMGAHRRAGRCGRRLVLRHVPPQMQRLLVATRLHRILAIEGGIGVESLPRV
- a CDS encoding ATP-binding protein; this translates as MDPMNRGPEEHGHDGVGGIDGINGIDGIDDDGSARPGRPPRDSLTPDFGQPAPALARTVQVVSGDFLLTVNPVDGSEIEPCPPGERPAPPGKRSAADRAELRRASMPPVPPGPALPRLPLLERQEERERLVRLLARGRSVRLTGPAGSGRTALLNAVADDCEDLAPDGVVRLSGYRRTPGELLHDLFAAVHDAPLHRPERAQLLEHVHEIGAVVVLDDLEFGGAALDELLDATPECAFLVATTPDVAAPSADSHLEEVFLGGLGRGGGLELLERAVGRVLDDEEANWAGDLWFESEGLPLRFVQAGALLRQRDQLRADPHAFEEHGYYVDTAVTPVDAPFDSGADEHDVPLPSLADGAAPAALLASRLSPSARATLRFAVALGGELPHQAHLPALVGDTHADAALSELVGCALVTPVGAHYRLAAGVRTQLEAAGYADEAAEYALGAAQHYAWWSGHPSVTPERVAAEADAVQAALAALVATESGAAVLLARTAAPAFAGGLDWGAWERALRSGQEAARNAGEVAEEAYFHHELGILALCGGQLDRARAELEASIGLRGALADKRGMISGRRALALVADRSGGVLPGGRTAAGEEVPDARYEESASPPGGIPATFTPSAAAFAMPTPSPEPETLVTGRATPMPGAGPAPSRRSIISGTRRNLVAAGAGALLVAVLGTVVTLGATSDNNDPPNDKVKTEQSAKEDRDDDGLTADEPRKDSTSRSDTPGEGGVTGTSGSPTPSDSDEPSDKPSESDEPSQTPSKPSDKPTKPSDRPTEPTDKPTKPTDPPTTPPTTPPTTPPTTPPTTPSDEETPPTSPDNSNSASGPGAEDRI